One region of Chitinispirillales bacterium ANBcel5 genomic DNA includes:
- a CDS encoding prepilin-type N-terminal cleavage/methylation domain-containing protein: MNKKGLTLVELLVYIVIAGFLLAPVIMMVQRSSLFMAKDSESAALRTKGEDVMQIFYDDIKNTGFKTELQMIHNAPNFTINNDVVIDPVNDQSSFSYSSGLDHASNFDELTIRSGIIDDQNDWVGVRQITYSVNNQNEIQRSISVDGANQGTHTIATGIERLRFHFSPDMQEWYPNSTEPNIDKENVRYIKVSLILVSERDGLGYSGQPFEIVDENFTTTDNRQREFYQKTIPVPNNGPFAAP, translated from the coding sequence ATGAACAAAAAAGGTCTGACTCTTGTTGAACTGCTTGTTTATATAGTTATTGCAGGGTTTCTTTTGGCTCCCGTGATTATGATGGTGCAGCGATCCTCGCTTTTTATGGCAAAGGATTCTGAGTCTGCAGCACTTCGCACTAAGGGTGAAGATGTAATGCAGATCTTTTATGATGACATTAAAAACACTGGGTTTAAAACTGAATTACAAATGATTCATAATGCACCGAATTTTACAATAAACAATGATGTAGTAATAGACCCCGTTAATGATCAATCTTCATTCAGTTATAGCAGTGGTCTTGATCATGCATCAAATTTTGATGAGCTCACAATTAGAAGTGGAATCATTGATGATCAAAATGACTGGGTAGGGGTAAGGCAGATAACGTATTCTGTGAATAACCAAAATGAGATACAGAGGTCTATAAGTGTTGATGGTGCAAACCAGGGAACACACACAATTGCAACTGGTATCGAACGTCTTAGGTTCCATTTCTCACCTGATATGCAAGAGTGGTACCCGAACAGTACAGAACCTAATATCGATAAAGAAAATGTAAGGTATATAAAAGTTTCGCTTATCTTGGTTAGTGAAAGAGATGGTTTGGGATATTCTGGCCAACCATTTGAGATTGTTGATGAAAACTTTACCACTACTGATAACAGACAGCGGGAATTTTATCAAAAAACCATACCAGTTCCAAATAATGGCCCTTTTGCCGCTCCTTAA
- a CDS encoding type II secretion system protein translates to MNWVRRSLSTKKTSGFTLIEVLIAIVVVGIIAAIVTVNWASFLRYQNLRRESVSVWRELSSLKARALNEDVEFVVSFPAHNHYDIDTSGVTISQRSLTDGIHFSQNPTVGGVAAIDPPQDSWTDDDLTVRPDNIEAFTTGKIYLHDNNRVFCIVKREDRTTLQLFYWDGDEWEEM, encoded by the coding sequence ATGAATTGGGTTCGCCGCAGCCTGTCTACAAAAAAAACTTCAGGGTTTACTCTCATTGAAGTCCTCATTGCAATAGTTGTGGTCGGTATTATTGCAGCGATTGTAACCGTTAACTGGGCATCATTTTTACGATATCAAAACCTCAGAAGAGAGTCGGTGAGTGTGTGGAGAGAGCTCTCTTCACTCAAGGCACGGGCTTTAAATGAAGACGTGGAGTTTGTGGTTTCATTTCCCGCTCACAATCACTATGATATTGATACCTCTGGAGTTACTATCTCCCAACGTAGTCTCACTGATGGAATACACTTCTCCCAAAATCCTACCGTAGGCGGAGTTGCTGCAATAGATCCTCCACAGGATTCCTGGACAGATGATGATTTAACAGTCAGACCGGACAATATCGAAGCGTTCACTACCGGTAAAATATATCTGCATGATAATAACCGAGTTTTCTGCATTGTTAAAAGAGAGGACAGAACTACTTTGCAACTTTTTTACTGGGATGGTGATGAATGGGAAGAGATGTAA